In one Pseudomonas sp. R84 genomic region, the following are encoded:
- a CDS encoding DMT family transporter, producing the protein MNVSVLYALVAAALFGASTPLAKLLGVQISPILLAGLLYLGSGLGLTVLRVARDRGWQRSGLGTGEWPWLIGAIGFGGVLAPVALMFGLTRTSGASASLMLNLESVLTALLAWLVFKENADRRIVIGMLAIVAGGVVLSWPQEAVSAQDCTGPLAVAFACFCWAIDNNLTRKVSASDALFIAGSKGLVAGVVNCGLALFIGKQLPAADSLVPILLVGFLGYGVSLVMFVLALRGLGSARTGAYFSTAPFLGAAISILLLGESVSLMFLLAAALMAVGVWIHLMENHSHEHQHERLEHEHRHIHDEHHQHTHGFDWDGTEPHSHPHVHTPMRHRHAHFPDVHHRHEH; encoded by the coding sequence ATGAATGTGAGCGTGCTTTACGCGTTGGTTGCGGCAGCATTGTTTGGCGCCAGTACGCCACTCGCCAAGCTGCTGGGGGTGCAGATTTCGCCGATTCTACTGGCCGGGTTGCTCTATCTGGGCAGCGGGCTGGGTTTGACCGTCCTGCGTGTTGCCCGCGATCGAGGTTGGCAGCGTTCCGGACTCGGCACCGGCGAATGGCCGTGGCTGATCGGTGCCATCGGCTTCGGCGGTGTGCTGGCGCCGGTGGCATTGATGTTCGGTTTGACCAGAACCTCCGGCGCGAGCGCGTCACTGATGCTCAATCTGGAATCAGTGCTCACGGCACTGCTGGCGTGGCTAGTGTTCAAGGAAAACGCCGATCGGCGAATCGTGATCGGCATGCTCGCCATCGTGGCCGGCGGTGTCGTGTTGTCCTGGCCGCAAGAGGCCGTGTCGGCGCAAGATTGCACAGGCCCGCTGGCCGTCGCGTTCGCCTGCTTTTGCTGGGCCATCGACAACAACCTGACGCGTAAGGTCTCTGCCTCGGATGCACTGTTTATCGCGGGCAGCAAAGGTCTTGTGGCGGGAGTGGTCAACTGCGGCCTGGCCTTGTTCATCGGCAAACAACTGCCCGCAGCCGACTCGCTGGTGCCCATCCTGCTGGTCGGGTTTCTCGGCTACGGCGTCAGCCTGGTGATGTTCGTCCTCGCCCTGCGCGGGCTGGGCAGTGCGCGCACCGGCGCGTACTTTTCCACCGCGCCGTTTCTGGGCGCAGCGATCTCGATTCTGCTACTGGGCGAGTCGGTATCGCTGATGTTCCTGCTCGCTGCGGCGTTAATGGCCGTGGGGGTATGGATTCACCTGATGGAGAACCATAGTCATGAGCATCAGCACGAGCGGCTCGAGCATGAACATCGCCACATACACGATGAGCATCATCAGCATACGCATGGGTTCGACTGGGATGGAACGGAGCCGCATAGTCATCCGCATGTGCATACGCCGATGCGTCACCGGCATGCGCATTTTCCGGATGTGCATCATCGGCATGAGCATTGA
- a CDS encoding AAA family ATPase yields the protein MINQITIENFKSINKVDLKLGRLNVFIGENGAGKSNILEAIAFAGAASAKKLDNEFLASRGIRVTEPKLMQSAFEEAGKEYTKFSILVDGGSVTYRINNSGDAYSKWECVSAIEVDENAPRSLPKIAGNVAGDPEDFMSIMESFMNSPDIRQKDKNEVIAKMFQNMNKGVGKKSALGSSIDFDDKSVLGKYFSGRHEVINYTRKALSKFIIFSPENTSLREFLKDGQILPLGINGEGLLKLMEVEFVERGEEYQRELNDFLSVFGWFRAIDFVDNDTAGFSLEVSDRYICKKNNSFDIKGANEGFLFLMFYFALFSSSYTPSFFAIDNIDASLNPKLCRRLVEQLNMLAVNHEKQVILTTHNPAVLDGINLDDDQQRLFIISRDDEGATEIRRATKPRSHEKAPIVKLSEAFIRGSLGGLPKGF from the coding sequence GTGATAAATCAGATTACGATAGAAAATTTTAAATCCATCAATAAGGTTGATCTAAAATTAGGCCGATTAAATGTATTTATCGGTGAAAATGGCGCTGGGAAAAGTAATATTCTAGAAGCTATAGCGTTTGCTGGGGCTGCGTCTGCAAAAAAGCTTGATAATGAATTCCTTGCGTCACGTGGGATTCGAGTGACTGAGCCGAAGTTAATGCAGTCCGCTTTCGAAGAAGCTGGTAAAGAGTATACAAAATTCTCCATTCTAGTGGATGGAGGTAGCGTTACATATAGAATCAATAATTCTGGAGACGCATATTCAAAGTGGGAGTGCGTTTCCGCTATTGAAGTTGACGAGAATGCCCCTCGTAGCCTTCCAAAAATAGCTGGCAATGTTGCTGGAGATCCGGAGGACTTCATGAGTATCATGGAGTCTTTTATGAATTCTCCTGACATTCGTCAAAAAGATAAAAATGAAGTAATAGCGAAAATGTTTCAAAATATGAACAAGGGTGTAGGGAAGAAGTCTGCACTTGGGAGTTCTATCGACTTTGATGATAAAAGTGTCTTGGGGAAATACTTTTCTGGTCGTCATGAGGTAATTAATTATACTAGAAAAGCTTTATCTAAGTTCATAATTTTCTCTCCGGAGAATACTTCGTTAAGGGAGTTTTTAAAAGACGGCCAGATATTGCCTCTTGGTATTAATGGTGAGGGTCTTTTAAAATTGATGGAGGTTGAATTTGTTGAGAGAGGAGAAGAATATCAACGCGAACTAAACGATTTTCTTTCGGTTTTTGGTTGGTTTCGAGCGATAGATTTTGTTGATAACGATACCGCAGGATTTTCGTTGGAAGTTAGTGATAGGTATATTTGCAAAAAAAATAACTCTTTTGACATAAAGGGTGCGAACGAAGGTTTTCTGTTTTTGATGTTTTATTTTGCGCTTTTCTCTTCTTCTTACACTCCAAGCTTTTTTGCTATTGATAATATTGATGCTTCTTTGAATCCAAAGTTATGTAGGCGTCTGGTTGAGCAGCTTAATATGCTCGCAGTGAATCACGAAAAGCAAGTTATCTTGACGACGCATAATCCTGCAGTGCTTGATGGTATCAACCTTGATGATGATCAACAGCGTCTGTTCATCATTTCGAGAGATGATGAAGGTGCCACAGAAATTCGTCGTGCGACTAAGCCGCGGTCTCATGAAAAAGCTCCGATTGTTAAGTTGTCAGAAGCTTTCATTAGAGGATCATTGGGTGGACTTCCAAAAGGATTTTAA
- a CDS encoding DUF3596 domain-containing protein, producing the protein MGRGGRGVRAVSDTSIEITFMYRGVRCRERITLKPTATNLKKAEQHKAAIEHAISIGTFDYSVTFPGSARAAKFAPEASRETMNGFLTRWLEAKKKHVASSTFDGYRKLVTLRLIPALGDTMLVDLKRKAVRDWLDTLAVGNKTLSNIQSCLRSALNDATEEELIEQNPLAGWTYTRKAAPPKEDDVDPFSPQEQQAVLSALTGQARNMMQFALWTGLRTSELVALEWGDIDWLREEVMVSRAMTQAGKGKAETTKTAAGRRSVKLLRPAMEALKAQKAYTFLADAEVFQNPRTLERWAGDGPIRKTMWVPAMKKAGVRYRRPYQTRHTYASMMLSAGEHPMWVAKQMGHTDWTMIARVYGRWMPDANLKAGSRAELLWGNHQRTESSLSD; encoded by the coding sequence ATGGGTAGAGGCGGGCGGGGAGTTCGGGCGGTCTCCGATACGAGTATCGAAATCACGTTCATGTATCGGGGCGTCCGGTGCCGCGAGCGGATCACGCTCAAGCCCACCGCCACTAATCTGAAGAAAGCCGAGCAGCACAAAGCCGCGATCGAGCATGCGATATCGATCGGCACCTTCGATTACTCGGTGACCTTCCCTGGCTCGGCCAGGGCGGCGAAGTTCGCGCCCGAGGCCTCGCGCGAAACCATGAACGGCTTTTTGACCAGGTGGCTCGAGGCGAAGAAAAAACACGTTGCGAGCAGCACGTTCGATGGTTATCGAAAGCTGGTCACCCTCCGCCTGATCCCCGCCCTGGGCGACACCATGCTGGTGGACCTGAAGCGGAAGGCAGTGAGGGACTGGCTGGACACCCTGGCGGTGGGCAACAAGACGCTCAGCAATATCCAGAGCTGTCTCCGCTCCGCGCTAAACGATGCGACGGAGGAAGAATTGATCGAGCAGAACCCATTGGCAGGTTGGACCTATACCCGCAAGGCAGCGCCGCCGAAGGAGGACGATGTCGATCCGTTCAGTCCTCAGGAGCAGCAGGCGGTGCTGAGCGCCCTCACCGGCCAGGCGCGCAACATGATGCAGTTCGCCTTATGGACCGGCTTGCGCACCAGCGAGCTCGTTGCGCTGGAATGGGGCGATATCGATTGGCTGCGGGAAGAAGTCATGGTGAGTCGCGCAATGACCCAGGCTGGAAAAGGAAAGGCCGAGACGACGAAGACCGCGGCAGGTAGGCGCAGCGTGAAACTGCTCCGCCCAGCGATGGAAGCGTTGAAGGCGCAAAAGGCGTACACGTTCCTCGCAGATGCCGAGGTATTTCAGAACCCGCGCACGCTTGAGCGCTGGGCGGGTGACGGCCCGATCCGGAAAACAATGTGGGTGCCGGCGATGAAGAAAGCAGGAGTTCGGTACAGACGGCCCTATCAGACACGACACACATATGCATCAATGATGCTGTCTGCCGGCGAACATCCAATGTGGGTAGCCAAACAAATGGGCCATACCGACTGGACAATGATAGCCAGGGTTTACGGTCGATGGATGCCGGACGCAAACTTGAAAGCTGGATCAAGAGCGGAACTGCTCTGGGGCAATCATCAGAGAACCGAGTCATCGCTTAGTGACTAA
- the csrA gene encoding carbon storage regulator CsrA, which produces MLILTRKAGETIRINDDISITVLGVSGQQVRLGVTASANVEVHREEIYQRIQAGLPKGGQR; this is translated from the coding sequence ATGCTGATCCTCACCCGGAAAGCTGGTGAAACCATCCGCATCAATGACGACATCAGCATCACAGTGCTTGGCGTCAGCGGTCAGCAAGTGCGCTTGGGTGTCACGGCATCAGCGAACGTTGAAGTACATCGCGAGGAAATCTACCAGCGCATTCAGGCGGGTCTGCCGAAGGGTGGCCAACGATGA
- a CDS encoding helix-turn-helix transcriptional regulator, with amino-acid sequence MITPTITAHGFTGFLGRGAAPRELECLLAVAAGRTSKEVARDLGVAPDTIDKRLLALTTKLGVTRRAALVAEAFKRGLISPAAVLAMILAVHASMAEDPALRVRRGTGERRIETRVAVRRIEVALTA; translated from the coding sequence ATGATCACCCCAACCATCACCGCTCATGGTTTCACCGGATTCCTAGGTCGTGGTGCCGCACCACGGGAACTGGAGTGCCTGTTGGCCGTCGCAGCGGGCCGCACTTCGAAAGAAGTGGCGCGTGATCTTGGGGTTGCTCCGGACACCATCGATAAACGCCTTCTGGCGCTGACCACGAAACTTGGCGTAACTCGCCGCGCCGCCCTGGTAGCCGAAGCTTTCAAACGTGGGCTGATCTCACCGGCTGCTGTCCTAGCCATGATTTTGGCAGTACACGCTTCGATGGCCGAGGATCCCGCGCTGCGCGTTCGTCGAGGCACCGGCGAGCGTCGGATCGAAACGCGCGTGGCCGTACGCCGCATTGAGGTCGCCCTCACCGCTTAA
- a CDS encoding S24 family peptidase: protein MDIFEVRRQNLRLLVKEKFNGKIAALAGAVDRAASYLSRCLTDNPSHRKGIGERVARDIESKLLLPVNWLDLDRSSTSGQLYELGESLDSDEELDLQPMDAWDENTPVSEDEVAVPFLREVELAAGSGRFSIEENANATLRFSKRDLRKNGVQFDQARCVKVRGNSMLPILRDGATVGVDIGKSSIGDVVDGELYAISHNGQLRVKQVYRLPTGIRLRSFNREEHPDEDYTFAEIGNEEMRFLGHVFWWAMYAR from the coding sequence ATGGATATTTTCGAAGTTCGTCGCCAAAACCTGCGACTGCTGGTTAAAGAAAAATTTAACGGCAAAATCGCTGCGCTCGCTGGGGCCGTTGACCGAGCCGCCAGCTACCTTTCTCGCTGCCTCACCGATAACCCCAGCCACCGCAAAGGCATAGGTGAAAGGGTGGCGCGCGATATCGAAAGCAAGCTGCTTCTACCCGTCAATTGGCTCGACCTAGATAGAAGTTCGACATCTGGCCAGCTCTACGAACTAGGCGAAAGCCTAGATAGTGATGAAGAGTTGGACTTGCAGCCAATGGACGCCTGGGATGAAAACACCCCAGTCAGCGAGGACGAGGTAGCGGTGCCATTTCTTCGGGAAGTCGAGCTGGCTGCCGGATCTGGGAGGTTTTCCATTGAGGAAAACGCGAATGCAACGTTGCGATTCAGCAAACGGGACTTGAGGAAAAATGGCGTTCAGTTTGATCAAGCTCGGTGCGTGAAGGTTAGAGGCAACAGCATGCTTCCGATCCTTAGGGATGGAGCAACTGTTGGGGTGGATATTGGAAAAAGCTCGATCGGCGACGTAGTCGATGGGGAGCTCTACGCAATCAGTCACAACGGACAGCTGCGGGTCAAGCAAGTCTATCGGCTGCCGACCGGCATCCGCCTGAGAAGCTTCAATCGTGAAGAACACCCTGACGAGGACTACACATTTGCCGAAATAGGCAATGAGGAAATGCGATTTCTAGGTCACGTTTTTTGGTGGGCGATGTACGCGAGGTAA